A section of the Desulfotignum phosphitoxidans DSM 13687 genome encodes:
- a CDS encoding carboxy terminal-processing peptidase, which yields MKNRMIPLLILLILLVLVWHPTVSAQPVRLAPERNHAIQCIRIVSALERYHYLGKKLDDTLSEQIFDRYIKYLDPSRHLLTRPDLQELEKYRQKFDTDLRRGNLRSAYEIYNLHHRRAAERYAYILDLLEKPDSFLSLNSRDFLVVDGEQRPWQPSEDDLRTLWEKELIHHIITLTLDDHNTQTDVSQTLEKIYTTRQTRLSQTTTDDVFQLVMNCVTESFDPHTQYFPPRVSEDFDIHMRLSLEGIGAVLQTEYEYTKVVSLVPKGPADKSSQLMPGDKIIGVGQGETGEIKDTIGLRIDEVVKLIRGPKNTFVRLKIIPAKKSDATTIVSIMRDTVKLEEQSAQKQIKTVVSGKRNYKIGIIEIPNFYIDFEAYHRGDSQYKSTTSDVKKLLFELAEENIDGLIIDLRDNGGGALKEASDLTGLFLTSGPTVQIRTKQQMTRLYDEDPEIQYTGPLLVLINRMSASASEIFAGAIKDYQRGIIVGTQSFGKGTVQELKPLGDGKLKLTSAKFYRVSGKSTQHRGVIPHILFPKVYKSEDTGESSLDGALPWDTIPQIPFQAYRSLTPLYTSLMHEFQQRSLQDPGMVYLEKRLAWTSKQERKIRLPLDINARKEQRIMDQQTEIEIENEYLTALGKDPIRTLEDQEPVLNRYKEILLQQAEKIMADMILLTRQQGYAW from the coding sequence TTGAAAAACAGGATGATTCCCCTGTTGATCCTGCTGATCCTGCTGGTGCTGGTATGGCACCCCACCGTGTCCGCCCAACCGGTCCGTCTGGCCCCTGAAAGAAATCATGCCATTCAGTGCATCCGGATTGTTTCCGCGCTTGAGCGTTATCATTACTTAGGGAAAAAACTGGATGATACTCTGTCTGAACAGATCTTTGATCGGTATATCAAATACCTGGATCCATCCCGGCACCTGCTGACCCGACCCGATCTGCAAGAACTGGAAAAATACCGTCAAAAATTTGACACAGACCTGAGGCGCGGCAACCTGAGAAGCGCATATGAGATTTACAATCTGCACCATCGCCGGGCCGCGGAACGGTATGCATATATTCTGGATCTGCTGGAAAAACCAGACTCTTTTCTGTCTCTCAATTCCCGGGATTTTCTGGTGGTGGACGGTGAACAGCGGCCCTGGCAACCCAGCGAGGATGATTTGCGCACTTTGTGGGAAAAAGAACTGATCCATCACATCATCACGCTGACGCTCGATGACCATAACACCCAGACGGATGTGTCACAAACCCTGGAAAAAATTTATACCACCCGCCAGACCCGGTTGTCCCAGACCACCACAGATGATGTATTTCAACTGGTCATGAACTGCGTCACCGAAAGCTTTGATCCCCATACCCAGTATTTTCCGCCCCGGGTATCGGAAGATTTTGATATCCATATGCGGCTTTCTTTGGAAGGGATCGGGGCCGTGCTCCAGACTGAATATGAATATACCAAGGTCGTCAGCCTGGTTCCCAAGGGGCCGGCGGACAAATCCAGCCAGTTGATGCCCGGAGACAAGATTATCGGAGTGGGTCAGGGGGAAACCGGTGAAATCAAAGATACCATCGGTCTGCGGATCGATGAAGTGGTCAAGTTGATCCGGGGTCCGAAAAACACGTTTGTCCGTCTTAAAATCATTCCTGCCAAAAAAAGTGATGCCACCACCATTGTCAGCATTATGAGAGACACGGTAAAACTGGAGGAACAATCCGCCCAAAAACAGATAAAAACCGTGGTTTCAGGCAAGAGAAACTATAAAATCGGAATCATTGAAATCCCGAATTTCTATATTGATTTCGAGGCTTATCACAGAGGAGATTCCCAGTATAAAAGCACCACTTCAGATGTGAAAAAATTGCTGTTTGAACTGGCCGAAGAAAACATTGACGGTCTGATCATCGACTTGCGGGACAACGGCGGCGGTGCCCTCAAAGAAGCCAGTGATCTGACCGGGCTTTTTCTTACCTCCGGGCCCACGGTACAGATCCGCACCAAACAGCAGATGACCCGGCTTTATGACGAAGACCCGGAAATCCAGTATACCGGGCCGTTGCTGGTATTGATCAATCGAATGAGTGCGTCAGCCTCGGAAATTTTTGCCGGTGCCATCAAAGATTACCAGCGGGGAATCATCGTGGGAACCCAGAGTTTCGGTAAAGGCACGGTTCAGGAACTCAAACCGTTGGGAGACGGCAAACTCAAGCTCACATCCGCCAAATTTTACCGGGTTTCCGGTAAAAGCACCCAGCACCGGGGCGTGATACCGCATATTTTATTTCCCAAAGTCTACAAATCCGAAGATACCGGAGAAAGTTCTTTGGACGGGGCCCTGCCCTGGGATACCATTCCTCAGATTCCATTCCAGGCATACCGGTCTTTGACGCCTTTGTATACGTCTTTGATGCATGAATTTCAACAGCGCAGCCTTCAGGATCCCGGTATGGTTTATCTTGAAAAGCGCCTGGCATGGACATCAAAACAGGAGAGAAAAATTCGTCTGCCCCTGGATATCAATGCCCGAAAAGAACAAAGAATCATGGATCAGCAAACTGAAATCGAAATTGAAAATGAATATCTGACCGCCCTGGGCAAAGATCCCATCCGCACCCTGGAAGATCAGGAACCTGTTTTGAACCGGTATAAAGAGATCCTTTTGCAGCAGGCTGAAAAAATCATGGCAGACATGATCCTTTTGACCCGACAGCAGGGGTATGCATGGTAG
- the ylqF gene encoding ribosome biogenesis GTPase YlqF, protein MTIQWFPGHMLETKKWLHQSAAKADVIMEMLDARIPVASENPWMDKISRNARRVKILNKIDLADPRVTEQWLTYFLKHGNARAIAINATDKSQAVRALEYAIEGVSCNRARKRKIMVVGIPNTGKSTFLNTLVGKKIAKTGNTPAITRHQQRTSLPNNIDLYDTPGVLWPVIEPPQRAYALAVTGAISDAALDFQDIAWFAAGLLLSRYPEQLKARYPFLDPIPDDEAGLLEQIGAARGCLKAKGQIDYHKAATVLIQDFRSGKIGKISVETPFDTSDDKEKNSDPTFE, encoded by the coding sequence ATGACCATTCAGTGGTTCCCCGGCCATATGCTGGAAACAAAAAAATGGTTGCACCAGTCGGCAGCCAAAGCAGATGTGATTATGGAGATGCTGGATGCCCGGATACCGGTGGCCAGTGAGAATCCCTGGATGGATAAAATCAGCCGCAACGCCCGGCGGGTGAAAATTCTCAATAAAATCGACCTGGCCGATCCCCGGGTGACGGAGCAATGGCTGACCTATTTTTTAAAACACGGCAATGCCCGGGCCATTGCCATCAATGCCACGGACAAGTCCCAGGCAGTTCGTGCCCTGGAATACGCCATAGAAGGGGTGTCCTGCAATCGGGCCAGAAAACGAAAAATCATGGTGGTCGGTATCCCCAATACCGGAAAATCCACATTTCTGAACACCCTGGTTGGAAAAAAAATCGCCAAAACCGGTAACACACCGGCCATCACCCGGCATCAGCAGCGGACCAGTTTACCAAACAATATTGATCTGTACGATACCCCCGGGGTCCTGTGGCCCGTGATTGAACCGCCTCAACGGGCTTATGCCCTGGCTGTCACAGGCGCTATTTCAGATGCTGCACTGGATTTTCAGGACATTGCCTGGTTTGCCGCCGGACTGCTTCTAAGCCGCTATCCGGAACAACTGAAGGCCCGGTACCCGTTCCTGGATCCAATACCTGACGATGAAGCCGGGTTGCTGGAACAAATCGGTGCTGCCAGAGGGTGTTTGAAAGCCAAAGGGCAAATTGATTATCATAAAGCCGCCACCGTCCTGATTCAGGATTTCAGATCCGGTAAAATTGGAAAAATCAGTGTTGAAACCCCGTTTGACACATCTGATGATAAGGAAAAAAACAGTGACCCGACCTTTGAATAA
- a CDS encoding inositol monophosphatase family protein has product MHSFLKELIVKAGDLCLAEQGQLTLQSLEFKTRKDLVTATDRQVEAFLIQEIQSRFPDHGIWGEETGQMLTDSDYCWIIDPIDGTTSFFHGQPYYAISIALKKKQEIILGAVYAPALGQLFHARKNQGAWLNDHPIQVSATTTLTDAVMATGFACLRAGKKNNNLVHFNRIVPQLRDIRRCGSAAIDLCYVAAGKVDGFWEMNLNVYDVAAGILMVTEAQGEVTDFTGGPDFPEKGIVAANPVLADILRSQLTS; this is encoded by the coding sequence ATGCATTCCTTTTTAAAAGAATTGATTGTTAAAGCAGGCGACCTCTGTCTGGCGGAACAGGGACAACTCACGTTGCAGTCCCTTGAATTCAAAACCCGAAAAGACCTGGTCACCGCCACGGACAGGCAGGTGGAAGCGTTTCTGATTCAAGAGATCCAATCCCGGTTTCCGGATCATGGAATCTGGGGCGAAGAAACCGGCCAGATGCTCACGGACAGTGACTATTGCTGGATCATCGATCCCATTGACGGCACCACCTCATTTTTTCATGGACAGCCCTATTATGCCATCAGCATTGCTTTGAAAAAAAAGCAGGAAATTATTTTAGGGGCCGTATATGCCCCGGCCCTGGGTCAGTTGTTTCATGCCCGCAAAAACCAGGGGGCCTGGTTGAACGATCATCCCATTCAGGTCTCTGCCACCACCACGTTGACGGATGCGGTGATGGCCACCGGGTTTGCATGTCTGCGTGCCGGCAAAAAAAACAACAATCTGGTCCATTTCAACCGGATTGTCCCACAGTTGAGAGATATCCGGCGCTGCGGTTCCGCTGCCATCGACCTGTGTTATGTGGCGGCCGGTAAAGTGGACGGGTTCTGGGAAATGAATTTGAATGTCTATGATGTGGCCGCAGGAATCCTGATGGTAACCGAGGCACAAGGCGAGGTCACGGATTTCACGGGAGGCCCGGATTTTCCGGAAAAAGGCATTGTGGCTGCCAATCCGGTATTGGCGGACATTTTAAGATCGCAATTGACGTCATGA
- a CDS encoding lytic transglycosylase domain-containing protein, translating to MRYFSAICLIWILLGMGGMVPDSFSLETQEMDADVEPIPSLIQSIRFPDSLEFCGIPIPMEDPMVKAAMEKEMLLILWNRPQVILWMKRAAQLFPHIQKILAEEQMPDDLKYVPVIESALRPHARSFAHAVGYWQFLKSTGLKYGLKINDQVDERRNIFKSTRAACLYLKKLTTEFGSVFLALAAYNMGEHGLAVEIDAQQTHNYFDLYLPLETQQYLFKIIAAKLILDQPEKYGFHLNPDDLYPPLDLAALDVTLQKEVPILIIARAADISYKTFKELNPDIRGYYLSPGSIVIQVPADNAPGFHTRFTELIAKWQKTSPVRIHVVKPGESLIGIAQANQMSLAELLRLNKMSYKKVIHPGDRLKVR from the coding sequence ATGCGATATTTTTCAGCCATCTGTCTGATCTGGATTCTTTTGGGGATGGGAGGTATGGTCCCGGATTCATTTTCCTTAGAGACTCAGGAGATGGATGCCGATGTGGAACCGATCCCTTCTTTGATCCAGAGTATCCGGTTCCCGGATTCACTTGAATTTTGCGGTATACCCATTCCCATGGAAGATCCCATGGTGAAAGCGGCCATGGAAAAAGAAATGCTCTTGATTTTGTGGAACCGTCCCCAGGTGATTTTGTGGATGAAACGGGCGGCTCAGCTTTTTCCCCATATCCAGAAGATTCTGGCCGAAGAACAGATGCCCGACGATCTGAAATATGTACCGGTCATTGAAAGCGCGCTCAGACCCCATGCCAGATCCTTTGCCCATGCCGTGGGATACTGGCAGTTTCTCAAGTCCACCGGCCTGAAATATGGCCTGAAAATTAACGATCAGGTGGATGAACGGCGAAATATCTTTAAATCCACCCGGGCGGCCTGTCTGTATCTGAAAAAACTGACAACGGAATTTGGATCCGTTTTTCTGGCCCTGGCCGCCTATAATATGGGCGAACATGGCCTGGCAGTGGAAATCGATGCCCAGCAGACCCACAACTATTTTGACTTGTACCTGCCCCTTGAAACCCAGCAGTATCTGTTTAAAATCATTGCAGCCAAACTGATCCTGGATCAACCGGAAAAATATGGGTTTCATCTGAATCCTGACGACCTGTACCCTCCGCTGGATCTGGCTGCCCTGGATGTCACGCTGCAAAAAGAGGTGCCCATACTGATCATTGCCAGAGCAGCGGATATTTCGTATAAAACCTTTAAAGAACTGAATCCGGATATCCGGGGATATTATCTGTCACCGGGTTCGATTGTAATCCAGGTGCCGGCGGACAACGCACCCGGTTTTCACACCCGGTTTACCGAACTTATCGCAAAGTGGCAGAAAACCTCACCTGTCCGGATCCACGTGGTCAAACCCGGGGAAAGTCTGATAGGTATCGCCCAAGCCAATCAGATGTCGCTGGCTGAATTGCTGCGGTTGAACAAAATGTCCTACAAAAAAGTGATCCATCCGGGGGACCGGTTGAAAGTCAGATAA
- a CDS encoding coiled-coil domain-containing protein, producing the protein MSLKDYRTDASDLPQEDPDTLPSPALYQKDRNALKIDKLSTRVTIITIILPILIGAVLFFIYLDMKDQVLDVDTAKNNRVEQLSRQMEEKMNALDIRIAKNRFDLEEKLPLMEQKTDSLEQQLGKLAASKADVSALDAESAKLGDQLARQDRRIQNNADQDQANLAELERINSSLRSAMDENQAQFEKKVRTLKQEMTSFQALKQEVASLQTQRQGLISLQEQLDDKRLDLEQLRKQVSLLEKQHKELENQFMTRKEVDRRLTELQNNVNQTLKNLENRIKSPPLQIPDSISEETLTQ; encoded by the coding sequence ATGAGCCTGAAAGACTATAGGACCGATGCATCGGATCTTCCCCAAGAGGATCCGGATACCTTGCCCTCGCCCGCCTTGTACCAAAAGGATCGCAATGCACTGAAAATAGACAAATTATCCACCCGGGTAACCATTATCACCATTATTCTGCCGATCCTCATTGGTGCGGTTTTGTTTTTCATCTACCTGGACATGAAAGACCAGGTCTTGGATGTGGATACGGCCAAAAATAACCGGGTGGAGCAACTGTCCCGTCAGATGGAAGAGAAAATGAACGCCCTGGACATCCGCATTGCCAAAAACCGGTTTGATCTGGAAGAGAAACTGCCGTTAATGGAACAAAAAACCGATTCTCTGGAGCAGCAGCTGGGAAAACTGGCAGCATCCAAGGCCGATGTCTCGGCACTGGATGCAGAATCGGCAAAACTGGGAGATCAGCTGGCCCGACAGGATCGCCGGATCCAGAACAATGCCGACCAGGATCAGGCCAATCTGGCGGAACTGGAACGGATCAATTCATCGTTGCGTTCTGCCATGGATGAAAACCAGGCTCAATTTGAAAAAAAGGTCCGGACCCTGAAACAGGAAATGACATCTTTTCAGGCCTTGAAACAGGAAGTGGCATCCCTTCAGACCCAGAGGCAGGGGCTGATTTCTCTTCAGGAACAATTGGACGACAAGCGTCTTGACCTGGAACAGCTTCGAAAACAGGTGAGCCTTTTGGAAAAACAACACAAAGAACTGGAAAATCAGTTCATGACCCGAAAAGAGGTCGACCGGCGATTGACCGAACTTCAGAACAATGTCAACCAAACGCTGAAAAATCTGGAAAACCGGATCAAATCTCCCCCGCTTCAGATTCCGGACAGCATCTCGGAAGAAACCCTGACACAATGA
- the guaA gene encoding glutamine-hydrolyzing GMP synthase, translating to MIVVIDFGSQFNQLIARRVREHNVYCQVEPANIPIDRIKALNPKGIILSGGPSSIYEKDSPAVDKSLFDLGVPVLGICYGMHSMIHALGGEIRRAKKREYGFARLQIKSDSLLFKDMPSEFQCWMSHGDSAGTLPEGFEVTAATENTPIAAVAHPEKQFYGLQFHPEVEHSINGSLMIKHFLFDVCRCEKNWTMDSFSEGAIEQIKDAVKDKKVIMGLSGGVDSSVAATLIHKAIGKNLHCIFVDNGLLRHNEKTQLEKRLGNNLDMNIRFVDAAQTFLDALKGVTDPETKRKIIGNEFIKVFEAEARKIPGAAFLGQGTLYPDIIESKSAFGGPTSIIKSHHNVGGLPEKMQLKLIEPLQLLFKDEVRKLGLALGIHEDLVWRQPFPGPGLAIRIMGEITAKRLDILRQTDVILLEEIRKAGLYRKLWQSFAVLLPIKSVGVMGDKRTFAHCVAIRAVTSNDAMTADWARLPHDLLGKISNRMINEVEDINRVVYDITSKPPGTIEWE from the coding sequence ATGATTGTTGTCATTGATTTCGGTTCCCAGTTCAATCAGCTGATTGCCAGACGGGTCAGGGAACATAATGTTTACTGCCAGGTGGAGCCGGCAAATATCCCCATTGACCGGATCAAGGCCCTGAATCCCAAAGGCATTATTCTGTCCGGCGGGCCGTCCAGTATTTATGAAAAAGACAGCCCTGCCGTGGACAAATCCCTGTTTGACTTAGGGGTGCCGGTGTTGGGGATCTGCTATGGGATGCATTCCATGATCCATGCCCTGGGTGGAGAGATCCGTCGGGCAAAAAAAAGAGAATACGGATTTGCCCGATTGCAGATCAAATCGGACTCGTTGTTGTTCAAGGATATGCCCTCGGAATTTCAGTGCTGGATGAGCCATGGAGATTCCGCCGGAACCCTGCCGGAGGGATTTGAAGTGACGGCTGCAACGGAAAACACGCCGATTGCGGCCGTGGCGCATCCTGAAAAACAATTTTACGGGCTTCAGTTTCATCCGGAAGTGGAACATTCCATCAACGGATCATTGATGATCAAACATTTTTTGTTTGATGTCTGCAGATGTGAAAAAAACTGGACCATGGACTCTTTTTCAGAAGGAGCCATTGAACAGATCAAAGATGCGGTTAAAGACAAAAAAGTGATCATGGGGCTTTCTGGCGGGGTAGATTCATCCGTGGCCGCCACCCTGATCCACAAAGCTATCGGTAAAAACCTGCACTGTATTTTTGTGGACAACGGTCTGTTGCGGCACAATGAAAAAACCCAGCTGGAAAAACGGCTCGGCAACAACCTGGACATGAATATCCGGTTTGTGGATGCGGCACAAACGTTTCTGGATGCCCTCAAAGGGGTCACGGATCCGGAAACCAAACGAAAAATTATCGGCAATGAATTTATCAAGGTCTTTGAAGCCGAGGCCCGCAAAATTCCGGGGGCCGCATTTCTGGGACAAGGCACCCTGTATCCGGATATCATTGAATCCAAGTCCGCTTTTGGAGGCCCTACGTCCATTATTAAATCCCATCACAATGTGGGAGGGCTGCCGGAAAAAATGCAACTCAAGCTTATCGAACCGCTGCAGCTGCTGTTCAAGGACGAGGTCAGAAAACTGGGCCTGGCTTTGGGCATTCATGAAGACCTGGTCTGGCGCCAGCCTTTTCCCGGTCCCGGACTGGCCATCCGCATCATGGGCGAAATCACCGCAAAGCGCCTGGATATATTAAGACAGACCGATGTAATTTTGTTGGAAGAAATCCGGAAAGCCGGTCTTTACCGCAAATTATGGCAGTCGTTTGCCGTGCTGTTACCCATCAAAAGCGTGGGTGTCATGGGAGACAAAAGAACGTTTGCCCATTGCGTGGCCATTCGGGCGGTGACCAGCAACGATGCCATGACCGCAGACTGGGCCAGACTGCCCCATGATCTGCTGGGAAAAATTTCCAATCGGATGATCAATGAGGTGGAAGACATCAATCGCGTGGTATACGATATCACCTCCAAACCGCCGGGCACCATTGAATGGGAATAG
- the efp gene encoding elongation factor P yields the protein MYLASDLRKGLKFEIDGEPYIIVDFEFKKPGKGQSLYKCKLKNMITGSQFERTYRSGDKFEKADLEEQEMEYLYATKDSFCFMNTSNYEQIFLTRDQLEDVIDLLKENTVCTVLLHNQKPIGVTLPNFINLTITKTEPWAKGDTATGSTKPATLETGFEVQVPPFVDEGQMVKIDTRTKTYVERVNA from the coding sequence ATGTATTTAGCATCTGATTTAAGAAAAGGATTAAAATTCGAAATCGACGGCGAACCCTATATCATTGTCGACTTTGAGTTTAAAAAACCCGGGAAAGGCCAGTCTTTGTATAAATGCAAACTCAAGAACATGATTACCGGGTCTCAGTTTGAAAGAACTTACCGGTCGGGTGACAAGTTTGAGAAAGCAGACCTGGAAGAACAGGAAATGGAATATTTGTATGCGACCAAAGATTCCTTTTGTTTCATGAACACCAGCAATTATGAACAGATTTTTCTGACCCGGGATCAGCTGGAAGATGTGATCGATCTGTTGAAAGAAAACACGGTTTGCACCGTGTTGCTGCACAACCAGAAACCCATTGGCGTGACCCTTCCCAATTTCATCAACCTGACCATCACCAAAACCGAACCCTGGGCCAAGGGAGACACCGCAACGGGCAGCACCAAACCCGCCACCCTGGAGACCGGGTTTGAGGTGCAGGTTCCGCCGTTTGTGGATGAAGGACAGATGGTTAAAATCGATACCCGTACCAAAACGTATGTGGAACGGGTCAATGCATGA
- the topA gene encoding type I DNA topoisomerase, giving the protein MAKPLIIVESPTKIKTLKKYVGKDFQVAASSGHIRDLPVKKLGIDVENNFTAEYVNIKDKTNVISQLKKIAKDCDDIYLAPDPDREGEAIAFHIMDILKKKDRRFHRVLIHELTKKGIEDALKKPLEPDEDKYNAQQARRKLDRLVGYQISPLLWQKIQRGLSAGRVQSVAVKIICDREREIRSFVPEEYWTITADLMAQVPPGFNAALVKIRQKKAKIQNETQARKIVADLQTARFQVDEIKNKTVKRNPLPPFITSKLQQDAINRLRFSAKKTMVVAQQLYEGIDIGTGGPEGLITYMRTDSTRIAPEAAQEALSLVTQTYGKEYAMAKPRYFKNKNKAQDAHEAIRPTSVFNVPDKIKAHLTDDQYALYDLIWKRFVASQMARAVIDQKAILIKAGDYLFSVSGSTVKFSGFMALYDTRETKSENDIQTLPQVEEKEWLTCEKINPKQHFTKPLPRFSEASLVKELEKNGIGRPSTYASIISVIQDKGYVELVKRYFYPSELGFIVNDLLVASFPDLLDISFTAQMETNLDNVESGSLDEVELLSRFYDDFSQTLEKAKEQMVSVKGVGIKTELSCPSCGQPLHIKIGKNGHFLACSAYPDCTFTSNYTRDEKGQIVIVEKQVDDTPVKDCPKCGKPMVQKDGRFGLFLACTGYPECTHTESVMSENDNKDIGVDCPEPGCSGRIVEKRSKRGKVFYGCSRYPDCKFASWDKPVAKPCPQCKALFLVEKETKRDGRFLKCNTSGCGYKEKV; this is encoded by the coding sequence TTGGCTAAACCGCTTATCATTGTCGAATCCCCGACCAAAATTAAAACGTTGAAAAAATATGTGGGAAAAGATTTTCAAGTGGCTGCCAGTTCCGGTCATATCCGGGATTTGCCCGTGAAAAAGCTGGGGATTGATGTGGAAAACAATTTTACAGCCGAATATGTCAATATCAAAGACAAAACCAATGTCATCTCCCAGTTGAAAAAAATTGCCAAAGACTGTGATGATATTTACCTGGCGCCTGACCCGGACCGTGAAGGTGAGGCGATTGCGTTTCATATCATGGATATTCTGAAAAAAAAGGACCGCCGGTTTCACCGGGTCCTCATCCATGAACTCACCAAAAAAGGCATTGAAGATGCCTTGAAAAAACCACTGGAACCCGACGAAGACAAATACAATGCCCAGCAGGCCCGGCGGAAGCTGGACCGGCTGGTGGGATATCAGATCTCTCCCTTGCTGTGGCAGAAAATCCAGCGGGGGTTGAGTGCCGGCCGGGTCCAGTCCGTGGCCGTGAAAATTATCTGTGACCGGGAACGGGAGATCCGCAGTTTTGTCCCGGAAGAATACTGGACCATCACCGCGGACTTGATGGCCCAGGTCCCGCCCGGTTTTAACGCGGCCCTGGTAAAAATCCGCCAGAAAAAAGCCAAGATCCAGAATGAGACCCAGGCCCGAAAAATTGTTGCGGATCTTCAAACAGCCCGGTTTCAGGTGGATGAAATCAAGAACAAAACAGTGAAGCGCAATCCATTGCCCCCGTTTATCACCAGCAAACTGCAGCAGGATGCTATCAATCGATTGCGGTTTTCCGCCAAAAAAACCATGGTGGTGGCCCAGCAGTTGTATGAAGGCATTGACATCGGTACGGGCGGGCCCGAGGGGTTGATTACCTATATGCGTACCGATTCCACAAGGATCGCGCCGGAAGCGGCCCAGGAGGCCCTGTCCCTGGTGACCCAGACCTATGGCAAGGAATATGCCATGGCCAAGCCCCGTTATTTTAAAAATAAAAACAAGGCCCAGGACGCCCATGAGGCCATTCGCCCCACATCGGTGTTCAATGTTCCCGATAAAATCAAGGCCCATTTGACCGATGATCAGTATGCCTTGTATGACCTGATCTGGAAACGGTTTGTGGCGTCCCAGATGGCCCGGGCAGTGATCGATCAGAAAGCCATTCTCATCAAAGCAGGGGATTACCTGTTTTCCGTGAGCGGTTCCACGGTGAAATTCAGTGGTTTCATGGCGTTGTATGATACCCGGGAAACCAAATCAGAAAACGACATCCAGACCCTTCCCCAGGTTGAGGAAAAAGAATGGCTGACATGTGAAAAAATAAATCCCAAACAGCATTTTACCAAACCTTTGCCCCGGTTTTCCGAAGCATCGCTGGTCAAGGAACTGGAAAAAAACGGCATTGGCCGGCCCAGCACGTATGCCTCCATTATCAGCGTGATCCAGGACAAAGGATATGTGGAACTGGTGAAACGCTATTTTTATCCCAGTGAACTCGGATTTATTGTCAACGATCTGCTGGTGGCATCGTTTCCCGATCTGCTGGATATCTCATTCACGGCCCAGATGGAAACCAACCTGGACAACGTGGAGAGCGGTAGTTTGGATGAAGTGGAATTGCTCTCCCGGTTTTACGATGATTTCAGTCAAACCCTTGAAAAAGCCAAAGAGCAGATGGTCAGCGTCAAGGGTGTGGGGATCAAGACTGAACTTTCCTGTCCCTCCTGCGGACAGCCGCTGCATATCAAAATAGGGAAAAACGGGCATTTCCTGGCATGCTCCGCCTATCCGGACTGCACGTTCACCAGCAATTACACCCGGGACGAGAAAGGTCAGATCGTTATTGTCGAAAAACAGGTGGATGATACTCCGGTCAAGGACTGCCCCAAATGCGGCAAACCCATGGTTCAGAAAGACGGCCGGTTCGGGTTGTTTCTGGCCTGTACCGGATATCCGGAATGTACGCACACGGAATCGGTGATGTCTGAAAATGACAACAAAGATATCGGGGTCGACTGCCCGGAGCCCGGATGTTCAGGCCGGATTGTTGAAAAAAGATCCAAACGCGGTAAAGTTTTTTACGGATGTTCCCGGTATCCGGATTGTAAGTTTGCCAGCTGGGACAAACCCGTGGCCAAACCCTGTCCCCAATGCAAGGCATTGTTTCTGGTGGAAAAAGAAACCAAGCGGGACGGCCGGTTCCTCAAGTGCAACACTTCCGGATGCGGATATAAGGAAAAAGTATAG